One Curtobacterium sp. MCLR17_007 DNA window includes the following coding sequences:
- a CDS encoding ribokinase — MNTIVVVGSLNADLVVRTERFPKPGETLHGSDLATLPGGKSANQAVAAGRLGGAVRMIGAVGDDGNGALLRDSVAAAGVDTTHVAVRPGTATGTAVITVDGHGENTIVISGGANATLTPADLPADAFADAEVLGLCLEVAMDVVLAAARAAHDAGVTVLTNLSPFGDVPRELLDLTDVLLVNEHEAELLGDHGVARSIVTRGGAGSVVHDGDVPPVEVPAIPVDAVDTTGCGDAFMGAVALRLAAGDALVDAARFAAGVGAYAATGVGAQASYPTTDQLAAFLRA; from the coding sequence GTGAACACGATCGTCGTCGTCGGGTCGCTCAACGCCGACCTGGTGGTCCGCACCGAGCGCTTCCCGAAGCCCGGTGAGACCCTGCACGGGTCCGACCTCGCCACCCTGCCGGGCGGCAAGTCCGCCAACCAGGCGGTGGCAGCCGGGAGGCTCGGGGGAGCCGTGCGCATGATCGGTGCGGTCGGCGACGACGGCAACGGTGCGCTGCTCCGCGACTCCGTCGCGGCGGCGGGCGTCGACACGACGCACGTCGCCGTCCGACCGGGAACGGCCACCGGCACCGCCGTCATCACCGTCGACGGTCACGGCGAGAACACCATCGTGATCTCCGGCGGTGCGAACGCCACGCTGACGCCCGCCGACCTCCCCGCCGACGCGTTCGCCGACGCCGAGGTGCTCGGGCTCTGCCTCGAGGTCGCGATGGACGTGGTGCTCGCCGCTGCCCGGGCCGCGCACGACGCCGGGGTGACGGTGCTGACGAACCTGTCCCCGTTCGGCGACGTCCCGCGCGAGCTCCTCGACCTGACCGACGTGCTGCTGGTCAACGAGCACGAGGCCGAGCTGCTCGGGGACCACGGCGTCGCCCGGTCGATCGTCACGCGGGGCGGGGCCGGGTCGGTCGTGCACGACGGGGACGTGCCGCCCGTCGAGGTCCCGGCGATCCCCGTCGACGCCGTCGACACCACCGGCTGCGGCGACGCCTTCATGGGTGCGGTGGCGCTCCGGCTGGCGGCCGGGGACGCCCTCGTCGACGCCGCGCGCTTCGCCGCCGGGGTCGGGGCGTACGCCGCGACCGGGGTGGGGGCACAGGCCTCGTACCCGACCACGGACCAGCTGGCGGCGTTCCTGCGGGCCTGA
- a CDS encoding antibiotic biosynthesis monooxygenase: MTPEEPGAVSSPPETAGPPVTVSITRLVEPDRITEATRWVQSGVNLANRYPGFLGSGWVRSRAQSREWHMLYRFADHDSLSTWENSDDRLRWLDLGRDLVVESRVEKRTGIEGWFDAPSDTPASSAPPRWKQAVSIWLGFFPVNLAFTVLVGLLVPSFAGLAALPRVLITTLVLTPIMTFWVLPFVTTLIRPWLLAPPKRRRA; this comes from the coding sequence ATGACTCCAGAAGAGCCTGGGGCCGTGTCGTCGCCACCCGAGACCGCCGGCCCACCCGTCACCGTCTCCATCACCCGCCTGGTCGAGCCGGACCGCATCACCGAGGCCACCCGCTGGGTGCAGTCCGGGGTGAACCTGGCGAACCGCTACCCGGGCTTCCTCGGCTCCGGATGGGTCCGCTCCCGCGCACAGTCCCGCGAGTGGCACATGCTCTACCGGTTCGCCGACCACGACTCCCTGTCGACGTGGGAGAACTCCGACGACCGACTGCGGTGGCTCGACCTCGGCCGCGACCTCGTGGTGGAGTCCCGCGTCGAGAAGCGCACCGGCATCGAGGGCTGGTTCGACGCCCCGTCGGACACCCCGGCATCGAGTGCTCCCCCGCGGTGGAAGCAGGCGGTCAGCATCTGGCTCGGGTTCTTCCCGGTCAACCTGGCGTTCACGGTCCTGGTCGGGCTGCTCGTGCCGTCGTTCGCGGGTCTCGCGGCGCTGCCCCGCGTCCTGATCACCACGCTCGTGTTGACGCCGATCATGACCTTCTGGGTGCTGCCGTTCGTGACGACGCTGATCCGTCCGTGGCTGCTCGCACCACCGAAGCGGCGTCGAGCCTAG
- a CDS encoding Ku protein yields MRSIWKGSIAFGLVNVPIKVYAATETHDVSMHQVHDEDKARIRYKRVCELGHEVEYADIQRAYDDGEKTVVLTADDFKKLPQEQSHEIEVLEFVPVDQVDPMMFEKTYYLEPDSRSPKAYVLLRRTLEETDRLAIVQFTLRQKTRLGVLRVHDDVLLLQGLLWGDEVRAADFTALDTSVKVSANELKMSSSLVASMSTDFDPDRYTDEYQAELQQLIDAKLESGDDVDTAATFGEQAATDDDEGGDVIDLMAALRASVDKKRTGGSGSRSSSGSRSSGSGSGAASKGSGADDAADTETKKAPAKKAPAKKPATKKAPAKKPAAKKQAS; encoded by the coding sequence ATGAGGTCGATCTGGAAGGGCTCCATCGCGTTCGGGCTGGTCAACGTGCCCATCAAGGTCTACGCCGCGACCGAGACCCACGACGTGTCGATGCACCAGGTCCACGACGAGGACAAGGCCCGCATCCGGTACAAGCGCGTGTGCGAGCTCGGCCACGAGGTCGAGTACGCCGACATCCAGCGCGCGTACGACGACGGCGAGAAGACCGTGGTGCTGACGGCCGACGACTTCAAGAAGCTCCCCCAGGAGCAGTCGCACGAGATCGAGGTGCTCGAGTTCGTCCCCGTCGACCAGGTCGACCCGATGATGTTCGAGAAGACCTACTACCTCGAGCCAGACTCCCGCTCCCCGAAGGCGTACGTCCTGCTCCGACGGACGCTCGAGGAGACCGACCGCCTGGCGATCGTGCAGTTCACGCTGCGGCAGAAGACCCGGCTCGGCGTCCTGCGGGTGCACGACGACGTGCTGCTGCTGCAGGGGCTGCTGTGGGGCGACGAGGTCCGCGCCGCCGACTTCACGGCCCTCGACACCTCGGTGAAGGTCAGCGCGAACGAGCTGAAGATGTCGTCCTCGTTGGTCGCGAGCATGTCGACCGACTTCGACCCGGACCGCTACACCGACGAGTACCAGGCGGAGCTGCAGCAGCTCATCGACGCCAAGCTCGAGTCGGGTGACGACGTCGACACCGCCGCGACCTTCGGCGAGCAGGCCGCGACGGACGACGACGAGGGCGGTGACGTCATCGACCTGATGGCCGCGCTGCGCGCGTCCGTGGACAAGAAGCGGACGGGAGGCTCGGGGTCGCGTTCGTCCAGCGGCTCGCGTTCGTCTGGGTCCGGCTCCGGCGCCGCGTCGAAGGGATCCGGCGCCGACGACGCGGCGGACACCGAGACGAAGAAGGCCCCGGCGAAGAAGGCGCCCGCGAAGAAGCCGGCGACCAAGAAGGCCCCTGCGAAGAAGCCCGCGGCGAAGAAGCAGGCCAGCTAG
- a CDS encoding SDR family oxidoreductase: MSQLDKDDPRTQYARPPFPAQTQQGSGRASEMDPPPDHGETSYVGTGRMPGYRVLVTGADSGIGRAAAIAMAKEGADVVLNALPEEIDDLTEVRDLIGDLGRKAVMFPGDLTDEAFCQELVRTAVSELGGLDALVLVAGSQQVHEDVAEQSTADFDRTMKVNVYAMFWLVREAVPHMAPGSAIVTTSSVSAYEPQGRMIDYAATKAAIITYTNGLARQLAAKGIRANTVVPGPVWTPLQPISYPGDEIASYGQGTPFGRPAQPVELGSAYVYLAGPESSYTSGTTLTVAGATGVAL, encoded by the coding sequence ATGAGCCAGCTGGACAAGGACGACCCGCGCACGCAGTACGCACGGCCGCCGTTCCCCGCGCAGACGCAGCAGGGGTCGGGACGGGCCAGCGAGATGGACCCGCCGCCGGACCACGGTGAGACGAGCTACGTCGGCACGGGGCGGATGCCCGGGTACCGGGTGCTGGTCACCGGCGCCGACTCCGGCATCGGTCGCGCGGCGGCGATCGCGATGGCGAAGGAGGGCGCCGACGTCGTGCTGAACGCCCTGCCCGAGGAGATCGACGACCTGACCGAGGTCCGCGACCTGATCGGCGACCTCGGGCGCAAGGCGGTCATGTTCCCGGGGGACCTGACCGACGAGGCCTTCTGCCAGGAGCTCGTCCGGACTGCCGTCAGCGAGCTCGGCGGCCTCGACGCCCTGGTGCTCGTCGCCGGCAGCCAGCAGGTGCACGAGGACGTCGCCGAGCAGTCGACCGCGGACTTCGACCGGACCATGAAGGTCAACGTGTACGCGATGTTCTGGCTGGTGCGGGAAGCCGTCCCGCACATGGCCCCGGGCAGCGCGATCGTCACGACGAGCTCGGTGTCGGCGTACGAACCGCAGGGCCGCATGATCGACTACGCCGCCACCAAGGCAGCGATCATCACGTACACGAACGGCCTCGCGCGGCAGCTCGCAGCGAAGGGCATCCGCGCCAACACCGTGGTCCCCGGCCCCGTGTGGACGCCCCTGCAGCCGATCAGCTACCCGGGCGACGAGATCGCGTCGTACGGGCAGGGCACCCCGTTCGGTCGGCCTGCCCAGCCGGTCGAGCTCGGCAGCGCCTACGTGTACCTCGCCGGGCCGGAGTCGTCGTACACGTCCGGGACGACGCTGACGGTGGCGGGAGCGACCGGGGTCGCGCTGTGA
- a CDS encoding LacI family DNA-binding transcriptional regulator, whose product MPSPAPNSRRVTAAMVAERAGTSIATVSLVVNGKERGRVSAPIVARVRDAVDDLGYVVDHAASSLARGSGDLVVLIAPDLSNPFFAEVIRGVRDTVGDRFQLVLSVTERGAQPVAADVRRFERLRPAGILVDAPAADQAMTASVPVVLLDAPGGPDAVNYDLSAGVSALVSHLALAGHRRVAYLDGTSRATTFALRRSMFEQACAEADVSLSPMSASADLTIDAAASAVDGVVDAWLTDGVTAVVAAADTLAYGVLRVASARGIAVPAALAVAGFDDLPSSSVTAPALTSVALPGAELGRAAALRLLAMLDGTEPAAPALPTRLVPRASTGA is encoded by the coding sequence GTGCCGTCACCCGCCCCGAACAGCCGCCGTGTCACCGCCGCGATGGTCGCGGAGCGCGCCGGGACGAGCATCGCCACGGTCTCGCTCGTGGTCAACGGCAAGGAGCGCGGCCGGGTCTCGGCACCGATCGTCGCTCGGGTCCGTGACGCCGTGGACGACCTCGGCTACGTCGTCGACCACGCCGCCAGTTCCTTGGCGCGGGGCAGCGGCGACCTCGTGGTCCTCATCGCCCCCGACCTGTCGAACCCCTTCTTCGCCGAGGTCATCCGCGGCGTGCGGGACACCGTCGGCGACCGGTTCCAGCTGGTGCTCTCGGTCACGGAACGCGGTGCGCAGCCCGTCGCCGCAGACGTCCGGCGCTTCGAGCGGCTCCGGCCGGCCGGCATCCTCGTCGACGCTCCGGCCGCCGACCAGGCGATGACCGCGAGCGTCCCCGTCGTGCTGCTCGACGCACCCGGCGGCCCCGACGCCGTCAACTACGACCTGTCCGCCGGCGTCTCGGCGCTGGTGTCGCACCTCGCCCTGGCCGGGCACCGTCGTGTCGCCTACCTCGACGGCACCTCGCGGGCGACGACGTTCGCGCTCCGCCGGTCGATGTTCGAGCAGGCGTGTGCGGAGGCGGACGTCTCCCTGTCGCCGATGTCCGCCAGCGCCGACCTGACGATCGACGCCGCGGCCTCCGCTGTCGACGGGGTCGTCGACGCCTGGCTCACCGACGGGGTCACCGCCGTGGTCGCCGCCGCGGACACCCTGGCGTACGGGGTGCTCCGGGTCGCGTCGGCCCGGGGCATCGCGGTGCCGGCAGCGCTGGCGGTGGCCGGGTTCGACGACCTGCCCTCGTCGTCGGTCACGGCGCCGGCGCTGACGAGCGTCGCACTGCCGGGCGCCGAGCTCGGTCGTGCGGCGGCACTGCGGCTGCTCGCGATGCTCGACGGCACGGAGCCGGCAGCGCCGGCGCTGCCGACGCGGCTGGTCCCGCGGGCGAGCACGGGCGCCTGA
- a CDS encoding MDR family MFS transporter: MSTSAPRTAKRARPGTDGPLLLTQRRIWIIFAALIAGMLLSSLDQTIVSTAMPTIVGDLGGVAHQAWITTGYLLASTIVMPIYGKFGDVLGRRNLFLIAIALFTLASLGCAVSTDFWQFVVFRAMQGLGGGGLMILSQAIIADIVPASERGKYLGPLGAVFGLSAVGGPLLGGFFVDHMTWHWAFWINIPVGIAAFFVAWFALTLPNKKATKRIDVLGVALLSATTACLVFFTEFGGNRQHGWGALETWVWGAGFVVAAALFVFVEARAQDPIIPLSFFRNRTFVTATAIGFVLGLGMFAAIGFVPTFLQMASGTSAAVSGLLMLPMMAGLIGTSILSGTLITKTGKYRMFPIIGTIVVGLAMLGMTTLAASTPIPLICVYLFVFGAGLGLIMQVVVLVAQNAVPAEQVGTATSTNNYFREVGASLGVAVFGAIFTSRLTDKLTDVFTGAGGSASQAANASASIDPTQLAKLPQAVQDGIVNAYADSLSPVFWYLLPFIAVALVLALFIPQMQLNDVAGMVARGEAVGGAEADELDRAQRGGAERVSTGSVPTTRHDE, encoded by the coding sequence ATGAGCACCTCAGCGCCGCGCACCGCCAAGCGCGCCCGACCCGGGACGGACGGGCCGCTGCTCCTCACCCAGCGACGGATCTGGATCATCTTCGCCGCGCTCATCGCCGGCATGCTGCTGTCCAGCCTCGACCAGACCATCGTCTCCACCGCGATGCCGACCATCGTCGGCGACCTCGGCGGCGTGGCGCACCAGGCGTGGATCACGACCGGGTACCTGCTGGCGTCGACCATCGTGATGCCGATCTACGGCAAGTTCGGTGACGTGCTCGGGCGCCGCAACCTGTTCCTCATCGCCATCGCGCTCTTCACGCTGGCGTCGCTCGGCTGCGCGGTGTCGACCGACTTCTGGCAGTTCGTGGTGTTCCGCGCGATGCAGGGTCTGGGCGGCGGTGGCCTGATGATCCTGTCCCAGGCGATCATCGCCGACATCGTCCCCGCCTCGGAGCGCGGCAAGTACCTCGGCCCGCTCGGTGCGGTCTTCGGCCTGTCGGCCGTCGGTGGCCCGCTGCTCGGCGGCTTCTTCGTGGACCACATGACCTGGCACTGGGCGTTCTGGATCAACATCCCCGTGGGCATCGCGGCGTTCTTCGTCGCCTGGTTCGCGCTGACGCTGCCGAACAAGAAGGCGACCAAGCGCATCGACGTCCTCGGCGTCGCACTGCTGTCCGCCACCACGGCCTGCCTGGTCTTCTTCACCGAGTTCGGCGGCAACCGCCAGCACGGCTGGGGTGCACTGGAGACCTGGGTCTGGGGTGCCGGGTTCGTCGTCGCCGCCGCGCTCTTCGTGTTCGTCGAGGCGCGGGCCCAGGACCCGATCATCCCGCTGTCGTTCTTCCGCAACCGCACCTTCGTCACCGCGACGGCGATCGGCTTCGTGCTCGGGCTCGGCATGTTCGCCGCGATCGGCTTCGTCCCGACGTTCCTGCAGATGGCGTCCGGCACCTCGGCCGCGGTCTCCGGGCTGCTGATGCTTCCGATGATGGCGGGCCTGATCGGCACGTCGATCCTGTCCGGAACGCTCATCACCAAGACCGGCAAGTACCGCATGTTCCCGATCATCGGCACGATCGTGGTCGGTCTCGCGATGCTCGGCATGACGACGCTGGCCGCCAGCACCCCGATCCCGCTCATCTGCGTCTACCTGTTCGTCTTCGGCGCCGGCCTCGGCCTGATCATGCAGGTCGTCGTGCTCGTGGCGCAGAACGCCGTGCCCGCCGAGCAGGTCGGTACCGCGACGTCGACGAACAACTACTTCCGCGAGGTCGGTGCCTCGCTCGGTGTCGCCGTCTTCGGGGCGATCTTCACGTCCCGCCTGACGGACAAGCTGACCGACGTGTTCACGGGTGCCGGGGGCAGTGCCTCGCAGGCCGCGAACGCCAGCGCCAGCATCGACCCGACGCAGCTCGCGAAGCTGCCCCAGGCCGTGCAGGACGGCATCGTGAACGCCTACGCCGACTCCCTGTCGCCGGTGTTCTGGTACCTGCTGCCCTTCATCGCGGTCGCCCTGGTGCTCGCGCTCTTCATCCCGCAGATGCAGCTCAACGACGTGGCCGGCATGGTCGCCCGCGGCGAGGCCGTCGGCGGCGCCGAGGCGGACGAGCTCGACCGCGCGCAGCGCGGGGGAGCGGAGCGCGTGTCCACGGGGTCGGTCCCGACGACGCGGCACGACGAGTAG
- a CDS encoding nucleoside hydrolase, producing the protein MPEKIILDCDPGHDDAVAMLLAHGNPDIELLAVTTVVGNQTLPKVTRNALAVARIAGITGVPFAAGADRPLLREIEVAGDIHGESGLDGPMLPEPSFQLDERHAVDLIIETVMAHEPGTVTLVPTGGLTNIALAARKEPRIVERVKQVVLMGGGVHVGNWSPVAEFNIVIDPEAASIVFDAGWDVVMVGLDLTHQALATTEVAERIAAVGTAPAAFVGELLDFFGQTYRDAQGFDAPPVHDPCAVAYVIDPTIVRAVKVPIHVETQGTLTLGMTVADFRAPAPADCHTSAALELDHTRFWDLVVDALERIGETPDTGWTPRATASTTTTTTTTTTEI; encoded by the coding sequence GTGCCCGAGAAGATCATCCTGGACTGCGACCCCGGTCACGACGACGCCGTGGCGATGCTGCTGGCGCACGGCAACCCGGACATCGAGCTGCTGGCCGTGACCACCGTCGTCGGCAACCAGACCCTGCCGAAGGTCACGCGCAACGCGCTGGCCGTCGCCCGCATCGCGGGGATCACCGGCGTCCCCTTCGCCGCCGGTGCCGACCGCCCGCTGCTGCGCGAGATCGAGGTCGCGGGCGACATCCACGGCGAGAGCGGCCTCGACGGCCCGATGCTGCCCGAGCCGTCGTTCCAGCTCGACGAGCGGCACGCGGTCGACCTGATCATCGAGACCGTGATGGCGCACGAGCCCGGCACGGTCACGCTCGTGCCGACCGGTGGGCTGACGAACATCGCCCTCGCGGCCCGCAAGGAGCCCCGCATCGTCGAGCGCGTCAAGCAGGTCGTGCTGATGGGCGGCGGCGTGCACGTCGGCAACTGGAGCCCGGTCGCCGAGTTCAACATCGTCATCGACCCCGAGGCCGCGTCCATCGTCTTCGACGCCGGGTGGGACGTCGTGATGGTCGGCCTCGACCTGACGCACCAGGCACTCGCCACCACCGAGGTCGCCGAGCGCATCGCCGCCGTCGGCACTGCACCGGCGGCCTTCGTCGGGGAGCTCCTCGACTTCTTCGGCCAGACGTACCGGGACGCGCAGGGCTTCGACGCCCCGCCCGTGCACGACCCCTGCGCCGTCGCGTACGTCATCGACCCGACGATCGTGCGTGCCGTGAAGGTCCCGATCCACGTCGAGACCCAGGGCACGCTGACCCTCGGCATGACCGTCGCCGACTTCCGCGCTCCCGCGCCCGCGGACTGCCACACGAGCGCCGCCCTGGAACTCGACCACACACGGTTCTGGGACCTGGTCGTCGATGCCCTCGAGCGCATCGGCGAGACGCCGGACACCGGATGGACCCCCCGCGCCACCGCCTCCACCACGACCACGACCACGACCACGACCACGGAGATCTGA
- a CDS encoding MFS transporter → MTTTSTKKSIGALTAALLAACIAFQLNASMLSPALVTMARELKTDDATIGLSQTLYFTLAALFSLFLPRLSDIVGRKRVLVGMLAVMLVGSIVAALAVNVPMLFTGRIIQGVTGPVVPICLLVLRNEISDPKRYGASLGLLTAVNGGIAGIDSLAGGWIATNFGFRGIFWVIAVVTVIALLFVVVWGVESRPSQGTRMDWVGVVPLVVSVGALLTAFNEAGKLGAANPAIVIGGIVVALAAFAVFWAVESRVREPLVETRFLKRRGTWALLATTFLTMTGVFAVVNGLVTSLAQNPDAGFGMEADLASLVFLTPYALVGWIVGPFAGRLAPTIGYRAILRVGLTGSILATLLMAFVGVHSLPVLVAATVLIGITYAGIANIILNGLGIVLSPASNPGFLPGLNAGAFNLGAGVSFAVLPALQIALGVGGSSGTAGYSGGMLLGAVITIAALAVSFLIPRPAEAETTAPAPQKETVR, encoded by the coding sequence ATGACCACCACATCGACGAAGAAGTCGATCGGCGCCCTCACGGCGGCGCTCCTCGCCGCGTGCATCGCGTTCCAGCTGAACGCGAGCATGCTCAGCCCCGCGCTGGTCACGATGGCGCGCGAGCTCAAGACCGACGACGCCACGATCGGCCTGTCCCAGACGCTGTACTTCACGCTCGCCGCGCTGTTCTCGCTGTTCCTGCCGCGCCTGTCCGACATCGTGGGCCGCAAGCGCGTCCTGGTCGGCATGCTCGCCGTGATGCTCGTCGGCAGCATCGTCGCCGCGCTCGCGGTCAACGTGCCGATGCTCTTCACGGGCCGCATCATCCAGGGCGTCACGGGCCCGGTCGTCCCGATCTGCCTGCTCGTGCTGCGCAACGAGATCAGCGACCCGAAGCGCTACGGTGCCTCCCTCGGTCTGCTCACCGCGGTCAACGGCGGCATCGCGGGGATCGACTCGCTCGCCGGCGGGTGGATCGCCACCAACTTCGGCTTCCGCGGCATCTTCTGGGTCATCGCCGTCGTCACCGTCATCGCGCTGCTGTTCGTCGTGGTCTGGGGCGTCGAGTCCCGTCCGTCGCAGGGCACCCGGATGGACTGGGTCGGCGTGGTCCCGCTCGTGGTCTCGGTCGGGGCGCTGCTGACCGCGTTCAACGAGGCCGGCAAGCTCGGAGCCGCGAACCCGGCGATCGTGATCGGCGGCATCGTCGTCGCCCTGGCCGCCTTCGCCGTGTTCTGGGCCGTCGAGTCGCGGGTGCGCGAACCGCTCGTCGAGACCCGGTTCCTGAAGCGCCGGGGCACGTGGGCGCTCCTCGCCACCACGTTCCTGACGATGACGGGCGTCTTCGCCGTGGTCAACGGGCTGGTCACGTCGCTCGCACAGAACCCCGACGCGGGCTTCGGGATGGAGGCCGACCTCGCCTCGCTCGTGTTCCTCACGCCCTACGCGCTGGTCGGCTGGATCGTCGGACCGTTCGCCGGTCGGCTCGCGCCCACCATCGGCTACCGCGCGATCCTGCGCGTCGGGTTGACCGGCAGCATCCTCGCGACCCTGCTGATGGCGTTCGTCGGTGTGCACTCCCTGCCGGTGCTCGTCGCCGCGACGGTGCTGATCGGCATCACCTACGCCGGCATCGCCAACATCATCCTGAACGGCCTGGGCATCGTGCTGTCGCCCGCGTCGAACCCCGGCTTCCTGCCCGGGCTCAACGCCGGTGCGTTCAACCTCGGCGCCGGCGTGAGCTTCGCCGTGCTGCCCGCGCTGCAGATCGCCCTCGGCGTCGGAGGGTCCTCCGGCACCGCGGGGTACTCCGGTGGCATGCTCCTCGGTGCCGTCATCACGATCGCCGCGCTCGCCGTGTCGTTCCTCATCCCGCGGCCGGCCGAGGCCGAGACGACCGCCCCCGCACCCCAGAAGGAGACCGTCCGGTGA
- a CDS encoding Ppx/GppA phosphatase family protein yields the protein MRVGVLDIGSNTGHLLVVDAHGGAAPLPASSYKRPLRLAEHLDEDGAVTRVGIDALTDFVAASVRVAEDRGCEDMLGFATSAVRDAVNSDAVLAHVEDRTGVELAVLSGSDEARLTFLAVRRWFGWSAGRLAVFDIGGGSLEIAGGADEAPDVAWSMPIGAARLARSFFAAGTPTEDDVRRLRHDIRVEIARDAGKLLRAGAPDRAVATSKTFRSLARICGAAPSAAGPLVPRALDGAVLRDQLPSLLRMSVDELAALPGVSPSRAHQVVPGALVAEACLDIFDLPALEICPWALREGVILERLDQLSVLGTS from the coding sequence ATGCGCGTGGGAGTCCTCGACATCGGGTCCAACACCGGCCACCTGCTGGTGGTCGACGCCCACGGCGGCGCGGCGCCGCTGCCGGCATCGTCGTACAAGCGGCCGCTGCGGCTCGCTGAGCACCTGGACGAGGACGGCGCCGTGACGCGGGTCGGGATCGACGCGTTGACGGACTTCGTCGCCGCGTCGGTGCGGGTCGCCGAGGACCGCGGCTGCGAGGACATGCTCGGGTTCGCGACCTCGGCCGTCCGCGACGCCGTGAACTCGGACGCCGTCCTGGCGCACGTCGAGGACCGCACCGGGGTCGAGCTCGCCGTGCTCTCCGGCTCGGACGAGGCGCGGTTGACGTTCCTCGCAGTGCGTCGCTGGTTCGGCTGGTCGGCCGGACGACTGGCGGTCTTCGACATCGGGGGCGGGTCGCTCGAGATCGCCGGCGGTGCGGACGAAGCGCCCGACGTGGCGTGGTCGATGCCGATCGGCGCGGCGCGGCTCGCACGGTCGTTCTTCGCCGCGGGGACGCCGACCGAGGACGACGTCCGGCGCCTGCGGCACGACATCCGCGTCGAGATCGCCCGCGACGCCGGCAAGCTCCTGCGCGCGGGAGCACCCGACCGGGCCGTCGCGACCTCGAAGACGTTCCGGTCCCTCGCCCGGATCTGCGGAGCGGCGCCGTCGGCGGCCGGTCCGCTCGTCCCCAGAGCCCTCGACGGCGCGGTCCTGCGTGACCAGCTGCCGTCGCTGCTGCGGATGTCGGTCGACGAGCTCGCCGCGCTGCCAGGGGTCTCACCGAGCCGGGCGCACCAGGTCGTCCCCGGAGCGCTCGTCGCCGAGGCGTGCCTGGACATCTTCGATTTGCCGGCGCTCGAGATCTGCCCGTGGGCGCTGCGCGAGGGCGTGATCCTCGAGCGACTCGACCAGCTGTCGGTGCTCGGGACGTCCTAG